The [Clostridium] celerecrescens 18A genomic sequence TGACCAGTGACCGCCTGTTAGCTTCTGACACTTGGAATTACGACCGCCTCACGATCATTGGAGGCGGGGTGATCGGAGTGGAATTTGCCACCATTTTCAGCGCCCTCTGTTCCCATGTGACTATATTGGAGAGCAAAGCCCATTTATTAGGGCCTATGGATTCTGAAGTCTCCCAGGCTCTGGAAGAGGAGCTTAAAAGAAAAGGAATCGCGATCCATTGCAGAGCTGATGTTAAGGAAATACGGGAGGAACCCAATCAGGGACTGACTTGTATCTTTGAAGTGAATGGAGAGGAACAAACCATCCGTTCCGGTCAGATCCTCATGGCAGCAGGACGGGCTCCTTATCTGGATGGACTGATGGGACCGGATGTGAAACTTGAAATGGAAAATGGTCATCTGAAAGTAGATTCAGAATTCAGAACCAGTGAGCCGGGGATTTATGCCATCGGCGATGTGGCGGCTGACATCAAGCTTGCCCATGTGGCGGCCGCACAGGGAACCTATGTAATAGAAAAGATTGCAGGAGTTGAGCATACCACCCGGCTTTCTGTGGTGCCTAACGGTATGTTTGTCAAGCTTCCTGTGGTACCTAGCTGCATTTACACGGAACCGGAAATCGCCTCCGTAGGGCTCACCAAGGAGGCGGCTATCGCCTGCAGCATGAAGGTAAAATGCGGACGCTACTCCATGAGCGGTAACGGAAAATCCATTATAGCCAGGGAGCAGAATGGGTTTATCCATCTGGTATTTGAAGAATATTCCGGTGCTCTCGTGGGAGCCCAGATCGTATGCCCCAGGGCAACCGATATGATCAGCGAGATGGCGACAGCTATTGCGAACGGCTTGACAGCTGAACAGCTTATGCTTGCCATGCGCGCCCATCCTACCTACAGCGAAGGAATTGGGGCAGCTATAGAAAATTATTATGAAACCAAAGGAGAGATAAAGCGATGATTCAGGAAAGACTGGAACAGTTAAGAAAACTGATGGCAGAGCACCATATGGATGCTTACATGATTCCAACCTCGGATTTTCATGAGTCCGAGTATGTGGGAGAATATTTTAAATGCAGAGAATTTATAACCGGATTCAGCGGATCAGCTGGTACGGCTGTAATTACGAAGGATGAAGCCGGTTTATGGACCGATGGCCGTTATTTTGTACAAGCAGGCAAGCAGCTTGAGGGAACCGGAATCACCCTGCAGAAAATGGGACAGCCTGGAGTTCCTGAGATTGGGGAATATCTGGATCAGGTACTTCCGGAAGGCGGCTGTCTGGGATTTGACGGACGGGTGGTAAACTGCCAACTGGGGCAGGACTTAGAAAAGCTTCTGGTGGAAAAACATGTGACACTGGCTTATCAGGAGGACCTGGTGGATGTTTTATGGAAAGAACGTCCGAAACAGTCTGCAGAACCGGTATGGATCCTTGAGGAAAAGTACAGCGGAAAATCTTCTGCACGGAAAATACAAGAATTAAGAAGCCAGATGAAGAAAGAAAAGGCAACCATCCATATCCTTACATCTCTGGATGACATTGCATGGCTTTTAAACATCCGCGGAAATGATGTAGAATGCAATCCGGTAGTTCTTTCCTATGCAATGATAACCCTGGACCGTTTCTATCTTTTCATCAATGAAAAGGTGTTAAAGGATGAAGTGAAAGCTTACTTTAAGGATCTTTCCGTAACAATATGCCCTTACAATGACATTTACACAGCAGTTTCACAGTTAAGAGATCAGAAGGTTCTTGTAGAAACGGGTAAGACTAATTATGCCATTGTTAAAAATCTTGACGGCTCCAACCGCATCATTGATAAAATGAACCCTACCGCCCTTTCAAAAGCCATGAAGAATCCGGTGGAAGTGGAAAATATGAGAAAAGCTCACATCAAGGATGGCGTAGCTATGGTAAAATTCATCTACTGGCTGAAGCAGAATGTGGGAAAAGAAATGATTACAGAGGTCAGCGCCCAGGAGCATCTGGATCATCTGCGTTCCGAACAGGAAGGGAATCTGGGGCTGAGCTTTGATACGATTTCCGCCTATGGTGCCAATGCGGCGATGTGCCATTATAAGGCCACAGCGGAAAGTGATGTGAAGATAGAGCCCAGAGGACTTTATCTGGTGGATTCAGGCGGACAGTATTATGAAGGAACGACTGATGTAACCAGAACCATAGCGGTAGGGCCGCTGACAGAGAAAGAGAGAGAGCATTTTACTCTTACTGTCATCAGTATGCTGCGCCTGGGAGCGGTAAAATTCCTTTACGGATGCCGGGGTCTGACCCTGGATTATGTTGCAAGAGAGCCATTCTGGAGCCGCGGCATTAATTTTGACCATGGGACCGGTCATGGAGTAGGATATCTGCTTAATGTTCATGAGCGCCCCAATGGAATCCGGTGGCGTATGGTACCGGAGCGACAGGATAACAGTGTTCTGGAGGAAGGAATGATTACTTCCGATGAGCCTGGAGTATATATTGAGGGAAGCCACGGCGTCCGTACAGAGAATCTGATAGTTAGTAAGAAAGCGGAAAAGAATGAGTATGGGCAATTTATGGAGTTTGAATTCCTGACCATGGTTCCCATTGATCTGGAAGCCATTGATCAAGGCATTATGACCGAACATGATGTGCAGCTGTTAAATGATTATCACAAAGCCGTTTACGAAGCCCTTTCCCCGTATGTTACAGGAGAGGAAGCATTGTGGCTGAAAGAGAATACAAGAACTATTTAGAATATATAGCTAGGCAGAACCGTAGATTACGGTTCTGCCTGTTTTTGATTGTCCGCGTTTGCTTTAAGCCGCAATAATATGGGAAAAACCGCTTCCAGATCTTCTTTGCTTAAGTTTCTCATCAACGCGGCGGCTTCCCTTAAAAGAGGCTGATCTTTTCTTTCCGTTTTAAAAAATTCTATGGGAGTAATTTCAAGATAATCGCAGATTTCAAAAAATTGTTTCATAGATGGCATGGAACGTCCTGAAGAAATTCCCTGGATATAGCTCTTATTTTTTCCCAAATCCAGGCTCATTTGATATTCTGAGATATTTTTTTTCAAGCGAAGCTCCGTGATTCGATTCCTGACAAACTGTTCATCCAACATTATCACCTCTAGGTTAATCATAAAGGATATTCTGTGCAGATGCTACGTATTATATGCGTAATAATGGCAGAAAAACAGGTTGCATATACGGATGAAAAGCGTTATCATATACCATATACGAATGGAAAAGAAGCGGGATAAAGGATTCCAGCAGGTACAGGGGGAAGGATCATGGCAGGTAATTCAGGTAGGCGGTTCGAAAGGTGGAATTCGGTGAACGAGCATGAGTTCTTCCGTTATGATGAGACGGAGCAATTGTACAGAAACATAAACTTATTTAAAGATACGGTTTTATTTGAGTATTCTTATGTAGATGAGAGACTATATCTGTCACCAAACGCAAAAGGACAGATAGATATGTTGAATTTTGAACGTATTCTTATTAAGCATAGAAGCAATGCCCCCCAAGTTGGTGAGATCCGCTCGTTTGAATTTTGTCTGGGAAAATCGGGGGAACCATATCACTGGTGCAGTTGCAAACTAACTGCTCAATGGGAGGATCAGACAGAAAGCCCGGTCAAGCTTATTGGAAAGCTTCAGGATATTACCGGATTGAAGGCGAGGGAAGAGCAG encodes the following:
- the lpdA gene encoding dihydrolipoyl dehydrogenase, which gives rise to MAEHYDILVIGGGPGGYTAALKAAGLGLKTAIVEKERLGGTCINKGCIPTKALLHASSIFEALQNSDEFGVSTDFISFDFKKMQNYKKRSVKAYRKEVEELVKAAGIAIICGTATIRRGRTIEVNGLEGKDYYEADHIIIATGAKPVMLKIPGADLSGVLTSDRLLASDTWNYDRLTIIGGGVIGVEFATIFSALCSHVTILESKAHLLGPMDSEVSQALEEELKRKGIAIHCRADVKEIREEPNQGLTCIFEVNGEEQTIRSGQILMAAGRAPYLDGLMGPDVKLEMENGHLKVDSEFRTSEPGIYAIGDVAADIKLAHVAAAQGTYVIEKIAGVEHTTRLSVVPNGMFVKLPVVPSCIYTEPEIASVGLTKEAAIACSMKVKCGRYSMSGNGKSIIAREQNGFIHLVFEEYSGALVGAQIVCPRATDMISEMATAIANGLTAEQLMLAMRAHPTYSEGIGAAIENYYETKGEIKR
- a CDS encoding helix-turn-helix transcriptional regulator, with protein sequence MDEQFVRNRITELRLKKNISEYQMSLDLGKNKSYIQGISSGRSMPSMKQFFEICDYLEITPIEFFKTERKDQPLLREAAALMRNLSKEDLEAVFPILLRLKANADNQKQAEP
- a CDS encoding aminopeptidase P family protein; its protein translation is MIQERLEQLRKLMAEHHMDAYMIPTSDFHESEYVGEYFKCREFITGFSGSAGTAVITKDEAGLWTDGRYFVQAGKQLEGTGITLQKMGQPGVPEIGEYLDQVLPEGGCLGFDGRVVNCQLGQDLEKLLVEKHVTLAYQEDLVDVLWKERPKQSAEPVWILEEKYSGKSSARKIQELRSQMKKEKATIHILTSLDDIAWLLNIRGNDVECNPVVLSYAMITLDRFYLFINEKVLKDEVKAYFKDLSVTICPYNDIYTAVSQLRDQKVLVETGKTNYAIVKNLDGSNRIIDKMNPTALSKAMKNPVEVENMRKAHIKDGVAMVKFIYWLKQNVGKEMITEVSAQEHLDHLRSEQEGNLGLSFDTISAYGANAAMCHYKATAESDVKIEPRGLYLVDSGGQYYEGTTDVTRTIAVGPLTEKEREHFTLTVISMLRLGAVKFLYGCRGLTLDYVAREPFWSRGINFDHGTGHGVGYLLNVHERPNGIRWRMVPERQDNSVLEEGMITSDEPGVYIEGSHGVRTENLIVSKKAEKNEYGQFMEFEFLTMVPIDLEAIDQGIMTEHDVQLLNDYHKAVYEALSPYVTGEEALWLKENTRTI